In a single window of the Thermococcus stetteri genome:
- a CDS encoding cation:proton antiporter subunit C produces the protein MINAETAGIIVILIGLYGLISKENPIKQVLSINVISLGLILFFTGTGYVEGGDFPIMPSNPVDPLPATLMLTTLVVDVAITALALAMILQNGGEWA, from the coding sequence GTGATTAACGCCGAGACAGCTGGAATAATCGTGATTCTCATCGGCCTCTACGGCCTTATATCAAAGGAGAACCCGATAAAGCAGGTGCTTTCAATAAACGTAATCTCCCTCGGCCTGATACTATTCTTCACAGGCACCGGCTACGTCGAGGGGGGAGACTTCCCCATAATGCCCTCCAACCCGGTTGACCCGCTCCCGGCCACTCTAATGCTGACAACGCTCGTAGTTGACGTTGCCATAACCGCGCTGGCTCTTGCGATGATACTGCAAAATGGGGGGGAGTGGGCTTGA
- a CDS encoding Na(+)/H(+) antiporter subunit B: MKMSLVVRTTTKLVAPFLVTYGAYLTIYGYESPGGGFQAGVIFAVSVILLMTAYGYRRTRKHFPLRIIQLVESSAALFIVGIGIAGLTFGAFFLNFLRPYVPGGTVMTFNIGVALKVGTSFVLVFYILSRWVDRD; the protein is encoded by the coding sequence GTGAAGATGAGCCTCGTTGTGAGGACGACTACAAAGCTTGTGGCACCTTTCCTTGTTACGTATGGGGCCTACCTTACCATATACGGCTACGAGAGCCCCGGGGGCGGCTTTCAGGCGGGGGTTATCTTTGCCGTGAGCGTTATCCTTCTCATGACCGCCTACGGCTACAGGAGGACGAGAAAACACTTCCCGCTAAGGATCATCCAGCTCGTGGAATCTTCAGCGGCCCTCTTCATAGTGGGAATCGGAATAGCTGGCCTTACCTTTGGAGCCTTCTTCCTCAACTTCCTCCGTCCCTACGTTCCCGGGGGAACCGTAATGACCTTTAACATAGGCGTGGCCCTCAAGGTGGGAACATCCTTCGTCCTCGTATTCTACATCCTGTCGAGGTGGGTTGACCGTGATTAA